A genome region from Natronosalvus rutilus includes the following:
- a CDS encoding S9 family peptidase has protein sequence MGTYDIERYLNIRSAYGASLGPAGDRLAFLMNTTGTPQVWTLEEAQAWPEQRTFYDERVTFASWSPERPELAFGMDEGGNERAQLYRLDAETGEITNLTGMPAAKHRWGGWSHDGERFAFTSNRREESVFDVYVQNRADIGDDAELVAEGDGWLTVGGWSPDDSRLLVSQAYSNFDQDLYSLEVETGAMAHLTPHEGDVRYQNASWAPDGEGLYLVTDEETDTLVLAYLDLETLKIETMVEGDRWNVDGLALDDETGRFVYSRNVEGYTELTAGELAAGDPTAFETFPEPDLPGGLSGGVSFGPDAEVFACSTTGDAVNANVFVVDVESGESEQWTLAPTAGIPPETFRSSELAHVESFDGLEVPGFLTLPAGSAESLEDVRDGNGTAADGYPVIVDIHGGPESQRRPSFSSVKQYFLNRGYAYFEPNVRGSSGYGSEYASLDDVEKRMDSVADVAACVEWLVGHEAIDPDRVVAMGGSYGGFMVLASITEYPELWAAGVDVVGIANFVTFLENTGDWRRKLREAEYGSLAEDREFLESISPINTVDAIEAPLFVLHGENDPRVPVGEAEQIVEEAREQGVPVRKLIFEDEGHGFSKLENRIEAYSAIAEFLEEHV, from the coding sequence ATGGGAACGTACGACATCGAGCGCTATCTCAATATTCGAAGCGCCTACGGCGCCTCCCTCGGCCCGGCGGGCGACCGACTGGCATTTCTGATGAACACCACCGGGACGCCCCAGGTCTGGACGCTCGAGGAGGCACAGGCGTGGCCCGAACAGCGAACGTTCTACGACGAGCGGGTGACCTTTGCCTCCTGGTCGCCCGAACGCCCGGAGCTGGCGTTCGGTATGGACGAGGGCGGCAACGAGCGCGCGCAACTGTACCGACTCGACGCCGAGACGGGCGAGATCACGAACCTGACCGGGATGCCTGCGGCGAAACACCGCTGGGGCGGCTGGAGCCACGACGGCGAACGATTCGCATTCACCTCGAACCGCCGCGAGGAGAGCGTCTTCGACGTGTACGTCCAGAACCGAGCGGACATCGGCGATGACGCCGAGCTCGTCGCCGAGGGCGACGGCTGGCTCACGGTCGGCGGCTGGAGTCCCGACGATTCCCGACTGTTGGTCTCGCAAGCCTACTCGAACTTCGACCAGGACCTCTACAGCCTCGAGGTCGAGACTGGAGCGATGGCCCACCTCACGCCCCACGAAGGGGACGTCCGCTACCAGAACGCCTCCTGGGCACCCGATGGCGAGGGACTCTACCTCGTGACCGACGAGGAGACCGACACGCTCGTGCTCGCCTACCTCGACCTCGAGACCCTCAAGATCGAAACGATGGTCGAGGGAGATAGATGGAACGTCGACGGCCTCGCCCTGGACGACGAGACCGGCCGATTCGTCTACTCGAGAAACGTCGAGGGCTACACAGAGCTCACCGCGGGCGAACTCGCGGCCGGCGACCCGACGGCGTTCGAGACGTTCCCCGAACCCGACCTGCCGGGCGGGCTCTCGGGCGGCGTGAGCTTCGGCCCGGACGCCGAAGTCTTCGCCTGCTCGACGACCGGCGACGCGGTCAACGCGAACGTCTTCGTCGTCGACGTCGAATCCGGCGAGAGCGAGCAGTGGACGCTCGCCCCCACGGCAGGCATCCCGCCCGAGACCTTCCGGTCCTCGGAACTCGCTCACGTCGAGAGCTTCGACGGCCTCGAGGTGCCCGGATTCCTGACGCTCCCGGCGGGGTCGGCGGAGTCGCTCGAGGACGTAAGGGATGGGAACGGAACCGCCGCCGACGGCTACCCCGTCATCGTCGACATCCACGGCGGTCCCGAGAGCCAGCGCCGGCCCTCGTTCTCGAGCGTCAAGCAGTACTTCCTGAACCGGGGGTACGCCTACTTCGAACCCAACGTCCGGGGCTCTTCGGGGTACGGGAGCGAGTACGCCAGCCTGGACGACGTCGAAAAGCGGATGGACTCCGTCGCCGACGTCGCGGCTTGCGTCGAGTGGCTAGTCGGCCACGAAGCGATCGACCCCGACCGCGTCGTCGCCATGGGCGGCTCCTACGGCGGGTTCATGGTACTGGCCTCGATCACCGAGTATCCGGAGCTCTGGGCCGCCGGGGTCGACGTCGTCGGCATCGCCAACTTCGTCACCTTCCTCGAGAACACGGGTGACTGGCGCCGGAAGCTCCGCGAGGCCGAGTACGGCTCGCTGGCCGAGGATCGCGAGTTCCTCGAGTCGATCTCCCCGATCAACACCGTCGACGCCATCGAGGCGCCGCTGTTCGTCCTCCACGGCGAGAACGACCCCCGCGTGCCCGTCGGCGAGGCCGAACAGATCGTCGAGGAGGCCCGCGAGCAGGGCGTCCCCGTCCGAAAGCTCATCTTCGAGGACGAGGGCCACGGCTTCAGCAAGCTCGAGAACCGGATCGAGGCCTACTCGGCGATCGCCGAGTTCCTCGAGGAGCACGTCTGA
- a CDS encoding acyltransferase, with protein MRDNELLSGSTEGLSIGYEYDDDTRSPVIGADPTIRAGSIIYDDVVIGDRFSTGHYALIRERTRIGDDVLVGTNATIDGTSTVGSNVSMQTGVYVPAETTIGDHVFLGPNAVLTNDPYPLRREGDLEGPTLEDHVSIGANATVLPGVTVGRGSFVAAGAVVSADVPEETLAVGVPARHEPLPPSLRGGNAA; from the coding sequence ATGAGAGACAACGAATTGCTGAGCGGATCAACCGAAGGGCTGTCGATTGGATATGAGTACGACGACGATACGCGATCGCCGGTCATCGGCGCCGATCCGACGATCAGGGCGGGGTCGATTATCTACGATGACGTCGTGATCGGCGACCGATTCAGCACCGGTCACTACGCGCTGATTCGCGAGCGAACCCGAATTGGCGACGACGTACTCGTCGGGACGAACGCGACTATAGACGGGACGTCGACCGTCGGTTCGAACGTGAGCATGCAGACCGGCGTCTACGTACCTGCGGAGACTACCATCGGAGACCACGTTTTTCTCGGTCCGAACGCCGTCCTGACGAACGATCCCTATCCACTCCGTCGGGAGGGCGACCTCGAGGGCCCGACTCTCGAGGATCACGTCTCGATCGGGGCGAACGCGACCGTCCTCCCCGGCGTGACCGTCGGGCGAGGCTCGTTCGTCGCCGCGGGTGCGGTCGTCTCGGCGGACGTCCCCGAGGAGACGCTGGCCGTCGGCGTGCCGGCGAGACACGAACCACTTCCGCCGTCGCTTCGAGGGGGGAACGCTGCATGA
- a CDS encoding Gfo/Idh/MocA family protein, with protein sequence MQTERRIDVGVIGVGSMGRQHARVYAGLPEANLVGVFDVDDERAARVAGEHGAAAMDLESLLASVDAASIAVPTVHHYDVAVQCLEADVAMLIEKPLVTNLEEGRRLRSRTNRADVPVQVGHVERFNPAVVTLRKIVEDLSIISIHTERLGPPPNRRIDDSAVLDLMIHDIDVVLSLLDESPTSVKSTGVNDNRHASALLEFDSGIMASLTASRLTQRKVRRLTVTARECLVELDYIAQSIAIHRNSIPKYAERDGNVRFQHESVVERPQVPNEEPLRNELEAFVQAVASNETPTVTIDDGLAALELTHQIEAQAMGDRSDLGVRVADD encoded by the coding sequence ATGCAAACTGAACGACGGATAGACGTCGGCGTAATCGGCGTCGGCTCGATGGGGAGACAGCACGCGCGCGTCTACGCCGGGCTGCCGGAAGCGAATCTGGTCGGCGTCTTCGACGTGGACGACGAACGCGCCGCTCGCGTCGCCGGCGAACACGGCGCGGCTGCGATGGACCTGGAGTCGCTCCTCGCGTCGGTCGACGCCGCCTCGATCGCCGTCCCGACAGTGCATCACTACGACGTCGCCGTGCAGTGTCTGGAGGCGGACGTCGCGATGCTCATCGAGAAACCCCTCGTCACGAATCTCGAGGAGGGGCGACGGCTCCGTTCGAGAACGAACCGCGCCGACGTGCCGGTACAGGTCGGTCACGTCGAACGGTTCAACCCGGCCGTGGTGACGCTCCGCAAGATCGTCGAGGATCTCTCGATCATCAGTATACACACAGAACGGCTCGGGCCACCGCCGAACCGGCGAATCGACGACAGCGCCGTCCTCGACCTGATGATCCACGATATCGACGTCGTGCTCTCGTTGCTTGACGAGTCGCCGACGAGCGTCAAGAGCACCGGCGTAAACGACAATCGCCACGCGTCGGCGTTGCTCGAGTTCGACTCCGGGATCATGGCGTCGCTCACCGCCAGTCGACTCACCCAGCGGAAAGTCCGTCGCCTCACCGTGACCGCCAGGGAGTGTCTCGTCGAACTCGATTACATCGCTCAATCAATCGCGATTCACCGCAACTCGATTCCCAAGTACGCTGAACGCGACGGCAACGTTCGATTCCAGCACGAGAGCGTCGTCGAACGGCCGCAGGTGCCGAACGAGGAACCGCTGCGGAACGAACTCGAGGCGTTCGTCCAGGCCGTCGCGTCGAACGAGACGCCGACCGTGACCATCGACGACGGACTGGCCGCGCTCGAGTTGACCCACCAGATCGAAGCCCAGGCCATGGGCGACCGATCTGACCTCGGAGTGAGGGTGGCAGATGACTGA
- a CDS encoding nucleotide sugar dehydrogenase: protein MTDRRSIAEGDGLEVADTDRFEATDTDGGSVDGAGGLEVTEADDGTVGRADDRDSSTESTAASTRPYGTGRSSERLRRAFVSGSVPVAVYGLGKMGLPLAAVFAETTDNVLGVDIDPNVVATIQAGDCHVKREPGLDELVAERVSAGALEATTNPREAARRCSVHVVIVPTPITDERAPDLSILDAAIEAIGTGLDPGDLVLVECTVPPRTTSDRVLPALEATSGLSRGSFGVAFCPERTSSGRALEDIRGAYPKVVGGVDAESTAAARAIYETINDEGVITVSDATTAECVKVFEGLYRDVNIALANELATFTDEFGIDVREAIDVANTQPYCDIHEPGPGVGGHCIPFYPYFVIAPFETDAPLLETARAVNDSMPAFTVAKLRDGLEAEGTALSDATVLVLGLTYRPGVEEIRASPSIDIAAELASAGATVYGVDPMLESDDLEAFDLEAISLEAACDLPIDGVILVTPHEEFDEIRWADLGTDREDEPSAHRDHRPVVVDGRGTVAGPIGSRVYEIGGGVREEQGWDS from the coding sequence ATGACTGATCGACGATCGATCGCCGAGGGTGACGGACTCGAGGTCGCCGACACTGACAGATTTGAGGCCACTGATACCGACGGCGGGTCGGTCGATGGGGCCGGCGGACTTGAGGTCACCGAGGCCGACGACGGAACAGTCGGCCGTGCAGACGACCGTGACTCGTCGACGGAATCCACAGCGGCCAGCACCCGACCGTACGGAACCGGCCGCTCGAGCGAACGACTGCGTCGGGCGTTCGTCTCGGGGTCGGTCCCGGTGGCCGTCTACGGACTCGGAAAGATGGGACTCCCCCTCGCCGCAGTGTTCGCCGAGACGACCGACAATGTCCTCGGCGTCGATATCGACCCCAACGTCGTGGCAACGATTCAGGCCGGAGACTGTCACGTCAAACGGGAACCCGGCCTGGACGAGCTGGTTGCCGAACGAGTGTCCGCCGGCGCGCTCGAGGCGACGACGAACCCCCGCGAGGCTGCGAGGCGATGCTCGGTTCACGTCGTCATCGTGCCGACGCCGATCACGGACGAGCGAGCGCCCGACCTCTCGATCCTCGACGCCGCGATCGAGGCGATCGGCACCGGACTGGACCCGGGCGACCTGGTGCTCGTCGAGTGTACCGTTCCACCCCGGACGACCAGCGATCGGGTACTTCCGGCGCTCGAGGCGACGTCGGGACTCTCCCGTGGGTCGTTCGGCGTGGCCTTTTGCCCCGAACGGACGTCCTCGGGACGGGCCCTCGAGGACATCCGCGGTGCGTACCCGAAGGTCGTCGGAGGCGTCGACGCGGAGAGCACCGCGGCCGCGCGAGCGATCTACGAAACCATCAACGACGAGGGCGTGATTACGGTCTCCGACGCGACCACCGCCGAGTGCGTCAAGGTCTTCGAGGGACTGTACCGCGACGTCAACATTGCGCTCGCGAACGAACTCGCGACGTTCACCGACGAGTTTGGAATCGACGTCCGCGAGGCAATCGACGTCGCGAACACCCAGCCCTACTGTGACATCCACGAACCGGGACCCGGTGTCGGTGGCCACTGCATCCCGTTCTACCCGTACTTCGTGATCGCTCCGTTCGAGACCGACGCCCCGTTGCTCGAGACCGCTCGAGCGGTCAACGACTCGATGCCGGCGTTCACGGTCGCAAAACTGCGCGACGGCCTCGAGGCCGAGGGGACGGCGCTGTCGGACGCGACGGTACTGGTGCTCGGACTCACCTATCGACCTGGTGTCGAAGAGATCAGGGCCTCGCCGTCGATCGACATCGCCGCCGAACTCGCTTCGGCCGGCGCGACGGTCTACGGCGTCGATCCGATGCTCGAGTCGGACGACCTCGAAGCGTTCGATCTCGAGGCGATTTCGCTCGAGGCGGCGTGTGACCTCCCGATCGACGGCGTGATTCTCGTCACACCGCACGAGGAGTTCGACGAGATTCGGTGGGCTGACCTGGGAACGGACCGTGAAGACGAACCCAGTGCTCATAGAGACCACCGTCCGGTCGTCGTCGACGGTCGCGGAACCGTCGCTGGCCCGATCGGTTCGCGGGTATACGAAATCGGTGGCGGGGTTCGCGAAGAGCAGGGGTGGGATTCGTGA
- a CDS encoding nucleotide sugar dehydrogenase, translating into MSNTANASTAFTPSANRICVVGLGYVGLPLACEFDSVGYDVRGYDVDTDKIRTLERGIDPTGDVSDRSIAESSIQFTTDPSVISTADYVVVAVPTPVDELEKPDLSLVERAGETVGEHLTEGTTVVLESTVYPGATREIFVPALERGSSMTAGEEFGVGYSPERIVPGDDDHGLRHVVKIVSGLTEGSRANLVDLYGSIVNAGVHEAPTIETAEAAKCVENTQRDVNIALVNELAVACTHLGIDTQAVLDAAKTKWNFHDYRPGLVGGHCIPVDPFYLVYESERNGFKLELVQTAREINDYVPTHVGEMTVKTLNDAENVLKHSTVLILGLTYKPNVADLRSSIGGVIDYLREYGISVVGYDPYAADAEIRERFGIDVVPEPSGDGIDAVVIGTPHDAFDELDVGGLLAEMNENPVLVDVDGMFEDRVGEHDCRYWRL; encoded by the coding sequence GTGAGCAATACCGCGAACGCGAGCACTGCTTTCACTCCATCTGCCAACCGGATCTGCGTCGTCGGACTCGGCTACGTCGGACTCCCGCTCGCGTGCGAGTTCGACAGCGTCGGCTACGACGTCCGCGGCTACGACGTCGATACGGACAAAATTCGAACGCTCGAGCGTGGAATCGATCCGACGGGCGACGTCAGCGATCGATCGATCGCCGAGAGCTCGATACAGTTTACGACCGACCCGAGCGTGATATCGACGGCCGACTACGTCGTCGTCGCGGTGCCGACCCCGGTCGACGAACTCGAGAAGCCTGACCTCAGCCTGGTCGAACGGGCAGGGGAGACGGTCGGCGAACACCTCACCGAGGGGACGACCGTCGTCCTCGAGTCGACGGTGTATCCGGGGGCGACTCGCGAGATCTTCGTTCCGGCACTCGAGCGGGGCTCGAGTATGACGGCGGGCGAGGAATTCGGGGTCGGCTATTCGCCCGAACGAATCGTCCCGGGTGACGACGACCACGGTCTGCGCCACGTCGTCAAGATCGTGAGCGGATTGACTGAAGGGTCGCGGGCGAATCTCGTCGACCTCTACGGATCGATCGTCAACGCGGGCGTCCACGAGGCGCCGACGATCGAAACCGCCGAAGCCGCGAAGTGCGTCGAGAATACGCAGCGCGACGTTAACATCGCGCTGGTGAACGAACTCGCGGTGGCGTGTACGCACCTTGGGATCGACACACAGGCCGTGCTCGACGCGGCGAAGACGAAGTGGAACTTTCACGACTACCGACCCGGCCTCGTCGGCGGCCACTGTATTCCGGTCGATCCGTTCTACCTCGTCTACGAGAGCGAACGAAACGGGTTCAAGCTCGAACTCGTTCAAACCGCGCGCGAGATCAACGACTACGTTCCAACCCACGTCGGAGAGATGACTGTAAAGACCCTGAACGACGCCGAGAACGTACTCAAGCACAGTACCGTCTTGATCCTCGGATTGACCTACAAGCCGAACGTGGCGGACCTCAGGTCGTCGATCGGCGGTGTGATCGACTATCTCCGCGAGTACGGCATCTCGGTCGTCGGGTACGACCCGTACGCGGCCGACGCCGAGATCCGAGAGCGCTTCGGTATCGACGTCGTTCCCGAACCGTCCGGGGATGGGATCGATGCCGTCGTGATCGGAACGCCCCACGACGCCTTCGACGAACTCGATGTCGGAGGGCTACTCGCCGAGATGAACGAGAATCCCGTCCTCGTCGACGTCGACGGGATGTTCGAGGATCGGGTGGGCGAACACGATTGTCGCTACTGGAGGTTGTAA
- a CDS encoding glycosyltransferase family 2 protein — MYRDHSVAAVVPAYNEERFIGDVVREMPPFVDRLYVVNDCSTDSTWEAILEAAQTDARRRIDREGAVADRVERIRPDGGENPALAARATVHEPIGRVVPIDHRENRGAGGAIKTGYLAARAGRLDIVVTVDGDGQMDLDAMPKLLDPIVDGVADYAKGNRLLAPDHQRSMPRFRLFGNALLSLLTKIASGYWKLSDPQNGYTAISRDALEAVDLESMYEYYGYCNDLLVKLNARSTRVADVSIPAVYGDEKSSIVYSTYVRNVSGMLLRNFLWRLETRYLRFDFHPVVLFYLFGAGASALGSLGVLWSFLSRGRSGESLFVRVLASTQLFLVGWLFLLFAMVFDMQENEDREVVIHE; from the coding sequence ATGTACCGGGATCACTCCGTCGCCGCCGTCGTTCCGGCGTACAACGAGGAACGATTCATCGGCGACGTCGTCAGAGAGATGCCTCCGTTCGTCGACCGACTGTACGTCGTGAACGACTGTTCCACGGACAGTACGTGGGAGGCAATTCTCGAGGCGGCGCAGACGGACGCACGCCGCCGGATCGATCGGGAGGGGGCGGTTGCGGACCGGGTCGAACGAATTCGACCCGACGGTGGAGAGAACCCCGCGCTTGCAGCGAGAGCAACCGTTCACGAGCCGATCGGTCGCGTCGTACCGATCGATCACCGTGAGAATCGCGGTGCCGGCGGCGCGATCAAGACCGGCTATCTGGCGGCGCGGGCCGGACGACTCGACATCGTCGTCACCGTCGACGGCGACGGTCAGATGGATCTCGACGCGATGCCGAAGCTCCTCGATCCGATCGTCGACGGAGTCGCGGACTACGCGAAGGGGAATCGACTGCTCGCACCCGATCACCAGCGATCGATGCCGCGGTTCCGACTGTTCGGCAACGCACTTCTCTCGTTACTGACGAAAATCGCATCGGGATACTGGAAGCTGAGCGACCCCCAGAACGGTTACACCGCCATCTCGAGGGACGCACTGGAGGCGGTCGACCTCGAGTCGATGTACGAGTACTACGGCTACTGCAACGACCTCCTCGTGAAGCTGAACGCCAGAAGTACCCGTGTCGCCGATGTTTCGATTCCCGCGGTCTACGGCGACGAGAAGTCGAGCATCGTCTACTCGACGTACGTCCGGAATGTCTCGGGAATGCTCCTTCGGAACTTCCTCTGGCGGCTCGAAACTCGGTACCTGCGGTTCGACTTCCACCCGGTCGTCCTATTCTACCTCTTCGGTGCTGGCGCGTCCGCGCTCGGATCACTCGGCGTGCTCTGGTCGTTCCTCTCCCGCGGCCGATCCGGAGAATCGCTGTTCGTTCGCGTCCTCGCGAGCACCCAGCTGTTTCTCGTCGGCTGGTTGTTCCTGCTGTTCGCGATGGTGTTCGACATGCAGGAAAACGAAGACCGTGAGGTGGTGATTCACGAATGA
- a CDS encoding DUF354 domain-containing protein has translation MTATVLFDVGHPAHVHLFKHAIRELEDLGHDTHVFSREKDLTVTLLDRYGIDHTLLSRKRSSVAGLFLELLEREIRTLRAMRRVDPDVVVSSPMPPAAHAARVTGTPMIVFDDSEVATLQARLTHPFATKICTPVNYGRDLGAKQERYAGYHELAYLHPNRFEPDPDRLRAVGVDPHEHYSVCRFVSWSANHDTGNRGFSPEGKRELLSILSEEGRTYVTSEDPLSPEFEPYRLPVPPELIHDLLYYADLYVGDSQTMATEAAILGTPAIRSNSFVGDDDMSNFVELESTYGLLSSLSDERETLALARDLSTDPDAKARWRQKRRRLLDDKIDVTAYLLDTILKTAGEPRRKPGIDLETEAGR, from the coding sequence ATGACGGCGACCGTCCTGTTCGACGTCGGCCATCCGGCACACGTTCACCTGTTCAAACACGCTATTCGAGAACTCGAGGATCTCGGCCACGACACGCACGTGTTCTCCCGGGAAAAGGACCTCACGGTCACGCTCCTCGACCGGTACGGGATCGACCACACTCTGCTCTCACGGAAGCGATCGAGCGTGGCCGGACTGTTTCTCGAACTCCTCGAGCGCGAGATTCGAACCCTCCGGGCTATGCGGCGAGTCGATCCGGACGTAGTCGTCAGTTCACCGATGCCGCCGGCCGCCCACGCCGCACGAGTTACCGGGACGCCGATGATCGTCTTCGACGACAGCGAGGTCGCCACGTTGCAGGCACGGCTGACGCATCCGTTCGCGACCAAAATCTGTACGCCGGTAAACTACGGTCGTGACCTCGGTGCGAAACAGGAGCGGTACGCGGGGTATCACGAACTCGCGTACCTCCATCCGAATCGGTTTGAACCAGATCCCGACCGACTCAGAGCCGTCGGCGTCGATCCGCACGAGCACTACTCGGTCTGTCGATTCGTCTCCTGGAGTGCCAACCACGACACCGGCAATCGCGGGTTCTCCCCCGAGGGAAAACGCGAACTGCTTTCGATCCTCTCCGAGGAGGGACGGACGTACGTCACCAGCGAGGATCCGCTTTCGCCGGAGTTCGAGCCCTATCGTCTCCCTGTCCCGCCGGAGTTGATTCACGATCTGCTCTACTACGCCGATCTCTACGTCGGCGACTCCCAGACGATGGCGACGGAGGCGGCCATCTTGGGGACGCCGGCGATCCGATCGAACTCGTTCGTCGGCGATGACGACATGAGCAACTTCGTGGAACTCGAGTCCACGTACGGCCTCCTCTCCTCTCTATCCGACGAACGGGAGACGCTGGCGCTCGCTCGCGACCTCTCGACCGATCCCGACGCCAAAGCGCGTTGGAGGCAAAAGCGACGGCGACTCCTCGACGACAAGATCGACGTCACTGCCTATCTCCTCGACACTATCCTCAAGACGGCGGGCGAACCGCGTCGGAAACCTGGGATCGATCTCGAGACGGAGGCTGGTCGATGA
- the wecB gene encoding non-hydrolyzing UDP-N-acetylglucosamine 2-epimerase, with protein sequence MKVLTVVGARPQFVKASAVSRALNAAGHNEQLVHTGQHYDAELSDVFFKELEIPDPAFELGVGSASHGAQTAAMIDGLEPVVAEVEPDVIVLYGDTNSTLAGAIVGSKVDATVAHVEAGLRSFTDMPEEVNRRLTDHAADLLFAPTAGAVTNLAAEGLEEGVYRSGDVMYDVLLRVVDRSTGWSKILERLEVTPGNYVLATVHRERNTDDPSRLRSIVDALSTSSLPVVFPAHPRTIDRLERNDLLERARRELHLTEPVGYLDFVQLLDAADRVVTDSGGVQKEAFFLDTPCVTLREETEWAETLECGWNELVGTDRRAIERALERERSLEDKPSPYGDGRAAESIVEVLERAR encoded by the coding sequence ATGAAGGTACTCACCGTCGTCGGTGCTCGTCCACAGTTCGTGAAGGCGTCGGCCGTTTCGCGTGCGCTGAACGCGGCCGGCCACAACGAGCAACTCGTTCACACCGGTCAACACTACGACGCGGAACTCTCGGACGTCTTCTTCAAGGAACTCGAGATTCCCGACCCCGCCTTCGAACTGGGGGTCGGTTCGGCATCTCACGGCGCACAGACGGCGGCGATGATCGACGGCCTCGAACCAGTCGTTGCCGAGGTCGAACCGGACGTAATCGTCCTCTATGGTGACACGAACTCGACGCTCGCCGGAGCGATCGTCGGTTCGAAGGTCGATGCGACGGTCGCTCACGTCGAGGCCGGTCTGCGGAGTTTCACCGATATGCCCGAGGAAGTGAACCGACGACTGACGGATCACGCGGCTGACCTGCTGTTCGCGCCGACGGCGGGAGCGGTTACGAACCTCGCCGCCGAAGGCCTCGAAGAGGGCGTCTACCGGAGCGGCGACGTTATGTACGACGTGCTCTTGCGGGTCGTCGACCGCTCTACTGGGTGGTCGAAAATCCTCGAGCGACTCGAGGTGACGCCTGGAAACTACGTCCTGGCGACCGTCCACCGCGAGCGAAACACGGACGATCCGTCCCGACTGCGATCGATCGTCGACGCTCTCTCGACGTCGTCGCTGCCGGTCGTATTCCCGGCACACCCCCGAACGATCGACCGACTCGAGCGCAACGATCTCCTCGAGCGAGCGAGACGCGAACTGCACCTCACCGAGCCGGTTGGATACCTCGATTTCGTCCAGTTACTCGACGCCGCCGACCGCGTCGTGACCGACTCGGGCGGCGTCCAGAAGGAAGCGTTCTTCCTCGATACCCCCTGTGTCACGCTCCGGGAGGAGACCGAGTGGGCCGAGACGCTCGAGTGTGGCTGGAACGAACTCGTCGGCACGGATCGACGAGCGATCGAACGTGCCCTGGAACGGGAACGCTCCCTCGAGGACAAGCCCTCGCCGTACGGCGACGGGCGAGCGGCCGAATCCATCGTCGAGGTGCTCGAGCGTGCTCGATGA
- a CDS encoding polysaccharide deacetylase family protein has translation MLDDHAFAVCLTHDVDRPYKTYQAPYYALVNRDLSQLRSLFSRERPYWQFEEIMALEDDLGVRSTFFFLNEQSLFRDKSPREWLRPANWKLFVGRYEITDPAIVDVIRELDAGGWEVGLHGSYESPDDPVRLREEKSQLERVLGHEITGGRQHYLRLARPDTWEIHRELGLRYDASLGSTDEVGFRHGYGLLRPFDDEFAVFPLTAMEVALLGPETDLESARERGYDLFREAERNDAVATLLWHPRFFNEDEFSGYRQLYVDLVEYAQERNAWVGSCAEFLRRVDGSRELERKPVRERP, from the coding sequence GTGCTCGATGACCACGCGTTCGCGGTCTGTCTCACCCACGACGTCGACCGTCCGTACAAAACGTACCAGGCGCCGTACTACGCTCTCGTGAACCGCGACCTGTCGCAACTGCGGTCGCTGTTCTCGAGGGAGCGACCGTACTGGCAGTTTGAGGAGATAATGGCTCTCGAGGACGACCTCGGCGTCAGGTCGACGTTCTTCTTTCTGAACGAGCAGAGCCTGTTCCGCGACAAATCGCCGCGAGAGTGGCTGCGGCCGGCCAACTGGAAACTCTTCGTGGGCCGATACGAGATTACGGATCCGGCGATCGTCGACGTAATTCGCGAGCTCGATGCCGGCGGGTGGGAAGTCGGATTGCACGGTTCTTACGAGTCTCCTGACGATCCGGTTCGGTTGAGAGAGGAGAAGTCGCAGTTGGAACGAGTCCTGGGTCACGAAATCACCGGTGGGAGGCAGCACTATCTCCGACTGGCCCGGCCGGATACGTGGGAGATTCACCGAGAACTCGGGTTACGGTACGACGCCAGTCTCGGTTCGACAGACGAGGTCGGCTTTCGCCACGGGTACGGTCTTTTGCGCCCCTTCGACGACGAGTTCGCGGTCTTCCCGCTCACCGCGATGGAAGTCGCGCTTCTGGGGCCGGAAACGGACCTCGAGTCGGCCCGGGAACGAGGCTACGACCTGTTCCGTGAGGCCGAGCGAAACGACGCCGTCGCCACGTTGCTATGGCACCCGAGATTTTTCAACGAGGACGAATTCAGTGGGTATCGCCAGTTGTACGTCGACCTCGTCGAGTACGCCCAGGAGCGCAACGCCTGGGTCGGCTCCTGTGCGGAGTTTCTCCGGCGCGTCGACGGATCGAGAGAATTGGAGCGAAAGCCAGTTCGAGAGCGCCCGTAG